A stretch of the Oenococcus sp. UCMA 16435 genome encodes the following:
- a CDS encoding ribonuclease J, with amino-acid sequence MSEKEQSVNTFAHEVKLENNEVGVMALGGLGEIGKNTYAIQYQDEIVVIDAGIMFPEDDLLGVDYVIPDYTYLVENIEKVKALVITHGHEDHIGAISYFLRAVNVPVYAPPFALALIKGKLEEHNLLKKTELHEIKPDSFLDFGKLSVEFFQTTHSIPDTVGVAVHTPKGTIVETGDFKFDLTPVTNQYPDMLKMAKIGRDGVLLLMSDSTNAERPEFTKSEAWVQKSVERIFDRITKGRIIFATFASNLSRVKMAMDSAVRHGRKIAVFGRSMETAVNNGRDLGYLNISDEFLLEPSDLKNTPADETLILSTGSQGEPMAALARIANGTHKQIKLQPNDTVVFSSNPIPGNTASVNKVINELEEGGANVIYGPLNNIHTSGHGGQEEQKIMLELMKPKFFMPIHGEYRMLKIHSGLAESTGVPSDHIFIMDNGDVLALDGENAHPAGHFSSEDIYVDGGGIGDVGNAVLHERQKLSQDGLVIVTATINMQTKEILSGPDLLSRGFVYMRESVDLINDGRRVAFGTIRKAMMSANADEGSIRQAVIDELSHYLYKKTARKPIVIPVLIQVKSN; translated from the coding sequence ATGTCAGAAAAGGAACAAAGCGTAAATACTTTTGCGCATGAAGTTAAACTTGAGAATAATGAAGTTGGAGTGATGGCTCTTGGAGGTTTGGGCGAAATCGGAAAAAACACCTATGCCATCCAGTACCAAGATGAGATTGTTGTAATTGATGCCGGAATCATGTTTCCCGAAGATGATTTGTTAGGGGTTGATTACGTGATCCCCGATTACACGTATTTAGTTGAAAATATTGAAAAGGTCAAAGCATTGGTAATTACTCATGGGCATGAGGATCATATTGGTGCGATTTCTTACTTTTTGCGGGCAGTTAACGTACCTGTATATGCCCCACCATTTGCCTTAGCTTTGATTAAGGGAAAACTGGAAGAGCATAATTTATTAAAAAAGACCGAACTCCACGAAATAAAGCCAGACTCTTTTTTGGATTTTGGCAAGTTATCCGTAGAATTCTTTCAAACAACCCATTCAATCCCCGATACAGTTGGTGTTGCCGTCCACACGCCTAAAGGGACGATTGTCGAAACTGGTGATTTTAAATTTGACTTAACCCCGGTTACCAATCAGTATCCCGATATGCTGAAAATGGCGAAAATCGGTCGAGACGGCGTTTTACTTTTGATGTCGGATTCAACCAATGCTGAACGACCAGAATTTACGAAGTCTGAAGCTTGGGTTCAAAAATCAGTTGAAAGAATTTTCGATCGAATTACCAAGGGGCGAATTATTTTTGCAACCTTCGCATCTAATTTAAGTCGTGTCAAAATGGCAATGGATTCAGCTGTTAGGCATGGACGCAAAATTGCTGTTTTTGGTCGATCAATGGAAACGGCTGTCAACAATGGCCGTGATTTGGGTTATTTGAATATCTCAGATGAATTTCTACTGGAACCCAGCGATTTGAAAAATACTCCAGCAGATGAGACTTTGATTCTTTCAACCGGCTCTCAAGGCGAACCGATGGCTGCTTTAGCAAGAATTGCCAATGGAACTCATAAACAGATTAAACTGCAACCGAATGACACAGTTGTTTTTTCATCAAATCCGATTCCCGGGAATACTGCTTCGGTCAATAAAGTAATCAACGAACTTGAAGAAGGCGGCGCGAATGTTATTTATGGTCCATTAAATAACATTCACACGTCTGGTCACGGTGGACAAGAAGAGCAAAAAATTATGCTTGAACTGATGAAACCAAAATTCTTCATGCCTATTCATGGAGAATATCGAATGTTAAAAATTCATAGTGGCTTAGCCGAATCGACCGGTGTTCCCAGCGATCACATTTTCATTATGGATAATGGTGATGTCCTAGCATTGGACGGCGAAAATGCTCATCCAGCCGGTCATTTCTCATCAGAAGATATTTATGTCGATGGTGGTGGAATTGGCGACGTTGGAAATGCAGTCCTTCACGAAAGACAAAAGCTTTCTCAAGATGGTCTGGTGATTGTTACAGCAACAATCAATATGCAGACCAAAGAAATTCTTTCTGGCCCTGATCTTCTCAGCCGGGGATTTGTTTACATGCGAGAATCAGTTGATTTAATCAATGATGGTCGTCGGGTTGCTTTTGGAACAATTAGAAAGGCAATGATGTCGGCAAATGCTGACGAAGGATCAATTAGGCAGGCAGTAATCGATGAATTAAGCCATTATCTTTACAAAAAAACAGCCCGCAAGCCAATTGTTATACCAGTATTAATTCAAGTTAAATCAAATTAA
- a CDS encoding TIGR00730 family Rossman fold protein — translation MVRSGQIKSVGVFMGAEYGNEEMFSNKAAKLGEYLAKNNYRLVYGGGKDGLMGIVAMSVMENGGRVLGITPSNLAEASINADQITELIEAPDMNTRKQLMIDQSDAFIALPGGFGTLEEIAQTISWAKIDLHEKPLALFNINGFYDTLWQWLKEAVNKDFVPSYDMKYVYRGRSIDDIFEYFANFEFPSEFQNPANFV, via the coding sequence ATGGTAAGGAGTGGACAAATTAAATCGGTCGGTGTTTTTATGGGGGCGGAATATGGAAATGAAGAAATGTTCTCAAATAAAGCTGCCAAGTTGGGTGAATATTTAGCCAAAAATAATTATCGGTTAGTATACGGTGGCGGTAAAGATGGTTTGATGGGGATTGTGGCGATGTCGGTCATGGAAAATGGTGGTCGTGTATTGGGAATTACACCTTCTAACCTGGCTGAGGCATCAATTAACGCTGACCAAATAACCGAATTGATCGAAGCTCCCGACATGAACACTCGTAAACAATTAATGATCGACCAGTCTGATGCCTTCATTGCATTACCGGGCGGATTTGGTACCTTAGAAGAAATTGCTCAGACAATTAGTTGGGCCAAAATTGATCTCCACGAAAAACCCTTGGCCTTGTTTAACATTAATGGATTTTACGATACTTTATGGCAATGGCTAAAAGAAGCTGTTAACAAGGATTTTGTTCCCAGTTACGATATGAAATATGTTTATCGCGGGCGAAGTATTGATGATATTTTTGAGTATTTCGCTAATTTCGAGTTTCCGTCCGAGTTCCAAAATCCTGCCAATTTTGTCTAA
- the efp gene encoding elongation factor P, giving the protein MAIDTSNFKNGLTIEYNKAIWRILSFQHVKPGKGGAFVRSKLKNLRTGAVNEVTFRAGERMEAADITTRPMQYLYANGDSYVFMDIETYDQVEIPGDKIKDSLKFLLENMQVKVTSYKDEILDVELPATVELSVTDTQPSIKGATVNGGGKPATMETGLVITVPDFVNAGDKVVVNTSDGGSYKERA; this is encoded by the coding sequence ATGGCCATTGATACATCGAATTTTAAAAACGGTTTAACCATTGAATATAACAAAGCAATCTGGCGCATCCTATCTTTTCAGCACGTTAAGCCTGGCAAGGGTGGTGCTTTTGTGCGCTCCAAGCTGAAAAATTTACGAACCGGTGCTGTTAACGAAGTCACTTTTCGTGCTGGCGAACGTATGGAAGCAGCCGATATTACTACTCGCCCGATGCAATATTTATACGCGAATGGTGACAGCTATGTATTTATGGATATCGAGACTTATGATCAAGTCGAAATACCTGGAGATAAAATTAAAGATTCTTTGAAGTTTCTATTAGAAAATATGCAGGTTAAAGTTACTTCATACAAGGATGAAATTTTAGATGTCGAGCTACCGGCCACTGTTGAATTGTCAGTTACCGATACCCAACCTTCGATTAAAGGGGCGACGGTTAATGGCGGAGGCAAACCAGCTACAATGGAAACCGGTTTGGTTATCACTGTTCCGGATTTTGTGAATGCCGGCGATAAAGTAGTTGTCAACACTTCTGATGGCGGCTCGTATAAGGAGCGCGCTTAA
- a CDS encoding Asp23/Gls24 family envelope stress response protein, which produces MAKAQEAKYFVLGGSKLDGETKISSSTLETIASIAAKEIDGVIGLQAQTKERFSGFFFTKKYKQTKGVVVKQDEDGNLLFTVYAMFTYGVNIPKTALAIQNSVKSAIAAATDLTVSDVDVVVSSLIHDKDVKPEIDPNNLFETKKDQAKSKATVKKQPTSKKTTPRKTTSASTSASKKTNPKKNTPKDN; this is translated from the coding sequence ATGGCAAAAGCTCAAGAGGCAAAATATTTTGTTTTAGGTGGCAGCAAATTAGATGGTGAAACGAAGATATCCTCTTCGACTTTGGAAACCATTGCCTCGATTGCTGCTAAAGAAATTGATGGCGTGATAGGCTTGCAAGCTCAGACTAAAGAACGTTTTTCCGGATTTTTCTTTACGAAAAAGTATAAGCAGACCAAAGGTGTAGTTGTCAAACAAGACGAAGATGGCAACCTTTTGTTTACTGTTTATGCAATGTTTACTTATGGTGTTAATATTCCGAAAACTGCTTTGGCAATTCAGAACTCTGTTAAATCAGCGATTGCAGCAGCGACTGATTTAACTGTTTCTGATGTCGATGTAGTTGTTTCGAGTCTGATACATGATAAAGATGTAAAACCGGAAATTGATCCAAATAATTTATTTGAAACCAAAAAAGATCAAGCAAAGAGTAAAGCGACTGTTAAAAAGCAGCCTACATCTAAAAAGACGACCCCACGCAAGACAACTAGTGCTTCTACTAGCGCTAGTAAAAAAACAAATCCTAAAAAAAATACACCGAAAGATAATTAA
- the nusB gene encoding transcription antitermination factor NusB, with protein sequence MSLSRQQIRELGFQAIFALEINSDQDKALLKKTLFEQNTIDDYFNELVDGVFAVHKELEEKYKPYLKDNWSLERISKTADIAMQIGIFELTKRIDIPKKVSLDQATELAKNFGDESDGKFVNGVLAHFVS encoded by the coding sequence TTGAGTTTATCACGTCAACAAATCAGAGAATTGGGCTTCCAAGCGATTTTTGCCTTGGAAATTAATTCGGATCAGGACAAGGCCTTGCTTAAAAAAACCTTGTTTGAGCAAAATACTATCGATGATTATTTTAATGAATTAGTTGATGGCGTTTTTGCAGTACATAAAGAATTGGAAGAGAAGTATAAACCTTATCTAAAAGATAATTGGTCGCTTGAACGTATTTCAAAAACGGCTGATATTGCCATGCAAATTGGTATTTTTGAGTTAACAAAACGAATTGATATTCCAAAAAAGGTTTCTTTGGACCAAGCAACTGAATTGGCCAAAAATTTCGGCGATGAAAGTGATGGAAAATTTGTTAATGGAGTTTTGGCACATTTTGTTTCTTAA
- the xseA gene encoding exodeoxyribonuclease VII large subunit codes for MDEAESNFLTVGALNRYLSAKFVHDPYLKQVSLTGEIFGYKISNGSAYFELRDEDESSIRAYVSPTILRGFPFEFKSGDKVNLVADVRLYGKRAYASLFIFSMQPAGLGELYLKLAELKNKLAKEGIFNKPAKELNYFPKKAAVITSKTGAVIHDISSTIGHRNPNLKIDLFESLVQGDGAVKELISAVKKAEKSDADAIIIARGGGSMLDLWPFNDEQLVRLISSLSKPVISSIGHETDVTLTDLAADYRVETPTAAANKVTPAIVDYQNNLDQLTSLMSVDIKQLMQKNLSRFEYLANSPALKSFDQVFINHEQKLQNLNLRLANSFASKFQKNIQQFANLTAKLDALSPLKVLDRGFSLTFKDDLLIKNVQQLKEHDRIKILFAKGSALAEIREINNDRRI; via the coding sequence ATGGACGAAGCAGAAAGCAATTTTTTAACTGTAGGAGCCCTGAATCGCTATTTGTCAGCGAAATTTGTTCATGACCCTTATTTAAAGCAAGTTTCGTTAACTGGCGAAATTTTCGGTTACAAAATTTCCAACGGTTCGGCTTATTTTGAGCTTCGAGACGAAGATGAATCCTCGATTCGTGCTTATGTTTCGCCAACTATTCTTCGTGGCTTTCCTTTTGAGTTCAAATCTGGAGACAAAGTCAATCTAGTTGCTGATGTTCGTCTTTACGGTAAACGAGCTTATGCTTCGCTTTTTATTTTCTCGATGCAACCTGCCGGTCTTGGTGAATTATATTTAAAACTAGCCGAACTTAAAAATAAATTAGCAAAAGAGGGGATCTTTAATAAGCCAGCAAAGGAATTAAATTATTTTCCAAAAAAAGCAGCTGTTATTACTTCTAAAACGGGTGCCGTTATTCATGACATTAGCTCAACTATTGGTCATCGTAATCCTAATTTGAAAATTGATCTGTTCGAGTCCTTAGTTCAAGGGGATGGTGCTGTTAAAGAACTTATTTCAGCGGTTAAAAAAGCTGAGAAATCCGATGCTGATGCAATTATTATTGCTCGCGGTGGTGGTTCAATGCTTGATTTATGGCCCTTTAATGATGAACAATTGGTTCGTTTGATTTCCAGTCTGTCCAAGCCGGTCATTAGCTCAATTGGCCATGAAACTGATGTGACTTTGACTGATTTGGCAGCTGATTATCGAGTTGAGACGCCAACAGCAGCAGCTAATAAAGTAACACCAGCAATAGTCGACTACCAAAATAATTTGGATCAGCTGACATCCTTAATGTCAGTCGACATTAAACAATTAATGCAAAAAAATCTGAGCCGTTTTGAATATTTGGCAAATTCACCAGCTTTGAAATCTTTTGATCAAGTATTTATTAATCATGAACAAAAACTTCAGAATTTAAATTTGCGACTTGCTAATTCTTTTGCTAGCAAGTTTCAAAAGAATATACAACAATTTGCTAATTTAACCGCTAAGCTTGATGCATTGAGCCCGCTAAAAGTTCTTGATCGTGGTTTTTCACTAACTTTCAAAGACGATCTGTTAATTAAAAATGTTCAGCAGCTCAAAGAACATGATCGTATTAAAATATTATTTGCAAAAGGCTCGGCATTAGCAGAAATCAGGGAGATTAACAATGACAGAAGAATTTGA
- the xseB gene encoding exodeoxyribonuclease VII small subunit, giving the protein MTEEFDFEKNMKDLKQIVSKLENGDLPIDDALKNFEQGVKISSSLKKYLDDSQKKIDENLSQLNLDSQRKSDQDEV; this is encoded by the coding sequence ATGACAGAAGAATTTGACTTTGAGAAGAATATGAAGGATTTGAAGCAGATCGTTTCTAAATTAGAAAATGGTGATCTTCCAATTGATGATGCGTTAAAAAATTTTGAGCAAGGTGTAAAAATTTCTTCATCGTTAAAGAAATATCTTGATGATTCTCAAAAGAAAATTGATGAGAATTTAAGTCAACTAAATTTGGATTCACAGAGAAAGAGCGATCAAGATGAAGTTTAA
- a CDS encoding polyprenyl synthetase family protein, protein MKFKDFSNRYLPKVNNDLSNYFVDRDDDIFKMITYALDSTGKRLRPLLTLATFAASGNVINDNTIKAATAVEFVHAYSLVHDDLPEMDNDAKRRNQPSAWKEFGVGNAVLVGDGLLTEAFKKISNLSLPESIRLRLIYNLALAAGPDNMVRGQQYDLFSQDKVESIDDLEFIHLMKTGALMTYAATAGGILAGLSDDKLRSLNIYGANLGIAFQIKDDLRDIKQDEKENKKSFPRLIGVEASQLELEKHLEISANAIKEIPDFQNTVLLDLLDKI, encoded by the coding sequence ATGAAGTTTAAAGATTTTTCGAATCGTTATCTTCCAAAGGTTAACAATGATTTAAGTAATTATTTCGTTGATCGTGATGATGATATTTTTAAAATGATTACTTATGCTTTGGATTCAACCGGTAAACGTTTGCGACCGCTTTTAACTTTGGCAACTTTTGCAGCTTCCGGAAATGTAATTAATGACAACACGATTAAGGCGGCAACGGCTGTTGAATTTGTGCATGCTTATTCTTTGGTTCATGATGATTTGCCGGAAATGGATAATGATGCCAAACGACGGAATCAGCCCAGCGCCTGGAAAGAGTTTGGAGTCGGAAATGCTGTTTTGGTTGGGGATGGTTTACTGACAGAAGCTTTTAAGAAAATATCCAATCTTTCATTGCCTGAATCGATTCGTTTGAGATTGATATACAATCTTGCTCTGGCTGCCGGCCCTGATAATATGGTTCGCGGACAGCAATACGACTTGTTTTCTCAGGATAAAGTTGAATCGATTGATGATTTGGAATTTATTCATTTAATGAAAACCGGTGCTTTAATGACATATGCAGCAACCGCTGGTGGTATTTTGGCCGGATTGTCTGATGACAAACTGCGTTCCCTGAATATTTATGGTGCCAATCTTGGAATTGCTTTTCAAATCAAAGACGATTTGCGAGATATTAAACAGGATGAGAAAGAAAACAAGAAAAGTTTTCCGAGACTTATTGGTGTTGAGGCAAGCCAGTTGGAATTAGAAAAACATTTAGAAATTTCTGCTAATGCTATTAAAGAAATTCCAGATTTTCAAAATACAGTGTTACTTGATTTGTTGGACAAAATATGA
- a CDS encoding TlyA family RNA methyltransferase — translation MNEFPIRLDRYLVEKGLFKSRTQAQQAIKEGIVADRTDKIFSKASFSVEKETLFHLTERVSDFASRGALKLEKAVDYFHFDLGDQTVIDIGASTGGFTDLSLRKGAKFVYAVDVGHDQLIKRLQLDSRVKNMEGYNFRYAKATDFLTPLATRAVIDVSFISLRMILPSLYPILSKDGEIVALFKPQFEVGKLNVGKKGIVKKTGSVFEAFKELKSLSEELGFTLVGFTDSPIKGGDGNHEFLLYFKKSALQFDSKLLPDSIKDFIFNSYQK, via the coding sequence ATGAATGAATTTCCAATCCGTTTAGATCGATATTTAGTCGAAAAGGGTCTTTTTAAGAGTCGCACTCAGGCTCAGCAGGCGATTAAGGAAGGAATTGTGGCCGACCGAACTGATAAAATTTTTAGTAAGGCCAGTTTTTCTGTAGAAAAAGAGACACTTTTTCATTTAACAGAAAGGGTTAGCGATTTTGCCTCACGAGGCGCTTTAAAATTAGAAAAGGCGGTTGATTACTTTCATTTTGATTTAGGCGATCAAACGGTAATTGATATTGGTGCTTCGACTGGTGGCTTTACTGATCTTTCTTTACGCAAGGGAGCTAAATTTGTTTATGCTGTCGATGTTGGTCATGATCAATTAATCAAACGTTTACAACTTGATAGTCGAGTAAAAAATATGGAAGGATACAATTTTCGTTATGCCAAAGCAACCGATTTTTTAACTCCATTGGCAACACGCGCTGTGATTGACGTTTCTTTTATATCTTTGAGAATGATTTTGCCTTCTTTGTACCCAATTTTGTCTAAAGATGGTGAAATAGTTGCTTTGTTTAAGCCACAATTCGAAGTTGGCAAGTTAAATGTTGGAAAAAAAGGAATTGTTAAGAAAACGGGTTCTGTTTTTGAAGCTTTTAAAGAATTGAAATCTCTCAGTGAAGAATTGGGTTTTACTTTAGTTGGTTTCACTGATTCACCAATCAAAGGCGGTGATGGTAACCATGAATTTTTACTTTACTTTAAAAAAAGCGCGCTTCAATTTGATTCGAAACTACTGCCTGATTCAATTAAGGATTTCATTTTTAATAGTTATCAGAAGTAG
- the recN gene encoding DNA repair protein RecN, producing the protein MLNNLSIKNFAIINDAQIDFDKGLTVMTGETGAGKSIIIDALSLLVGERSYSSMIRKGEKKATIQGVFDYPKKSLEAFGIEEDQQLVIRREINRTGRNLISANGVILTLKQLTQIGSQLVKISAQFDNQELLDNRLQAGLVDSFANRDFRNLLDNYQNKFNAYSKLKSILIKKKKDEKDRQSRLDFLQFEVKELSDLELQPHELDQLIDKDKKIKNFEKIYQLLNSAISDLDDPQNVNALTLLDEANDNLKSLSGIDDNYLSSASTIESSYLNLQELARDLRNKLDDLSFDDQEAQKVTDRITELKTAERKYHRTNDDLIVYFQSIQKEIKDLSNYDRERQTQHGHFESLRKELISLADQLHQIRQQTAEQLEKQIHENLTDLLLGEAVFEIHINQTKKLLETGFDEVDFWIQTNPGEASLPLNQIASGGEISRILLALTNVFSEAMSIPTIIFDEVDTGVSGRAAVAVAKKMKAISTKCQVVSISHLPQVASSADQQLQIEKAVEKGRTTTKVKQLAYKERILSIANMLSGEQITEQAKANAKQLLEQKK; encoded by the coding sequence ATGCTAAATAATTTATCAATTAAAAACTTCGCCATAATTAATGACGCTCAAATTGATTTTGACAAGGGTTTAACGGTTATGACCGGTGAGACCGGAGCTGGGAAATCGATTATTATTGACGCACTGAGTTTGTTAGTTGGAGAACGTTCTTACAGCTCGATGATTCGCAAAGGGGAAAAGAAAGCCACTATTCAGGGTGTTTTCGATTACCCAAAAAAAAGTTTGGAAGCTTTCGGAATTGAAGAAGACCAGCAGCTGGTAATTCGTCGGGAAATTAATCGGACCGGTCGTAATTTGATTTCTGCAAATGGAGTTATTCTCACATTAAAACAATTAACTCAAATTGGCAGTCAATTAGTAAAAATATCCGCACAATTTGATAATCAGGAGTTACTCGATAATCGATTGCAGGCTGGATTGGTTGATAGCTTTGCCAACCGTGATTTTCGAAATTTACTCGATAATTATCAGAACAAATTTAATGCCTATTCTAAGTTAAAAAGTATTCTTATTAAAAAGAAAAAAGACGAAAAAGATCGGCAGAGCCGACTTGATTTTTTACAATTCGAAGTTAAAGAATTATCTGATTTAGAACTCCAGCCACATGAACTTGATCAACTAATTGACAAAGATAAAAAAATTAAAAATTTTGAAAAAATCTATCAATTATTAAATTCAGCAATTAGTGATCTTGATGATCCGCAGAATGTTAATGCTTTGACTTTGTTGGATGAAGCAAATGATAATTTAAAGAGTTTGAGTGGAATCGATGATAATTATTTGTCGTCAGCTTCGACAATCGAATCAAGTTATTTGAATTTGCAGGAATTGGCCCGTGATCTTAGAAATAAACTCGACGATTTGAGTTTTGATGATCAGGAGGCCCAAAAAGTTACTGATAGAATTACTGAACTCAAAACTGCAGAAAGAAAATATCATCGAACAAATGATGACTTGATCGTTTATTTTCAAAGTATTCAAAAGGAGATCAAAGATCTTAGCAATTATGATCGAGAGCGTCAAACACAGCATGGACATTTTGAAAGCCTTCGTAAAGAATTGATTAGTTTGGCAGATCAGTTACATCAAATTCGTCAGCAGACAGCGGAACAGCTTGAAAAACAAATTCATGAAAATTTGACTGACCTGCTTTTAGGAGAAGCAGTGTTTGAGATTCATATTAATCAAACTAAAAAATTGCTTGAAACTGGTTTTGATGAAGTTGATTTTTGGATTCAAACTAATCCCGGCGAAGCAAGTCTGCCTTTAAACCAGATTGCGTCCGGAGGTGAAATTTCAAGAATCCTCTTAGCACTTACAAATGTTTTCTCTGAGGCTATGTCGATTCCAACGATTATTTTTGATGAAGTCGATACCGGTGTTTCTGGTCGGGCAGCTGTAGCGGTTGCAAAAAAAATGAAGGCAATATCTACCAAGTGCCAGGTTGTTTCTATTTCACATCTGCCCCAGGTTGCTTCGTCTGCCGATCAGCAGCTTCAAATTGAAAAAGCGGTTGAGAAGGGCCGAACAACTACGAAAGTTAAACAATTGGCTTATAAAGAAAGAATTCTTTCAATTGCAAATATGCTCTCTGGCGAACAAATCACCGAACAGGCGAAGGCAAATGCAAAGCAGCTATTAGAACAAAAAAAATAA
- the gmk gene encoding guanylate kinase, giving the protein MLFLLSGPSGVGKGTVRKALFRKNPHELLYSISATTRKARRNEADGKDYFFVSKQKFEQMINDGQMLEYAQYVDQYYGTPKTWIDQQREQGNDVFMEIEVNGAMQVRAKVPDAILIFLLPPDLMQLRNRLELRGTESDEVIDERLKTARQEILMMTNYDYAVVNDKVDKAVKKVQTIIGAERLKAKRLANSYIKILEG; this is encoded by the coding sequence ATGTTGTTTTTGCTTTCCGGGCCATCTGGTGTTGGCAAAGGAACGGTTAGAAAAGCTTTATTTAGAAAAAATCCACACGAGTTGCTTTATTCGATTTCAGCAACTACTAGAAAAGCACGAAGGAACGAAGCTGATGGCAAAGATTATTTCTTTGTCAGCAAACAAAAATTCGAACAAATGATTAATGACGGACAAATGCTTGAATATGCTCAATATGTTGATCAATATTATGGTACGCCGAAGACCTGGATTGATCAGCAGCGAGAACAAGGCAATGATGTCTTTATGGAGATTGAGGTTAACGGTGCAATGCAGGTTCGTGCTAAAGTTCCGGATGCTATTTTGATCTTTCTTTTGCCGCCTGATTTAATGCAACTAAGAAATCGCTTGGAGTTACGTGGAACCGAGTCCGATGAAGTTATTGATGAACGCTTAAAAACTGCTCGTCAGGAGATTTTGATGATGACCAACTATGATTATGCGGTTGTAAATGATAAAGTGGATAAGGCAGTTAAAAAGGTTCAGACGATTATCGGAGCTGAAAGATTAAAAGCTAAACGTCTGGCTAATAGCTATATAAAAATATTGGAGGGTTAA
- the rpoZ gene encoding DNA-directed RNA polymerase subunit omega, which produces MSLMYPSVDELLIKVDSRYKLIALASKRAKELEELPRLKDELLKLKREEKPTDRDKKQIQEIAAQLETLVGPTLDNYKSVKPIGRALEEINAGNVQIDPVNKDKSED; this is translated from the coding sequence ATGAGCCTAATGTATCCGTCGGTCGACGAATTGTTAATTAAAGTCGATTCTCGTTATAAATTAATCGCTTTAGCGTCAAAGCGTGCTAAAGAATTAGAAGAGTTGCCGCGTTTGAAGGACGAATTATTAAAATTAAAACGCGAAGAAAAACCAACTGACCGCGATAAGAAACAAATTCAAGAAATTGCTGCTCAATTGGAGACTTTGGTTGGACCGACTTTAGATAATTACAAGTCAGTTAAGCCTATAGGAAGAGCTTTAGAAGAAATTAATGCCGGTAATGTACAGATTGATCCGGTTAATAAAGATAAAAGCGAAGATTAA
- a CDS encoding cytochrome O ubiquinol oxidase, producing MQFLINFFLHIDTHLANFVNTFGIWSYVFIFFIVLIETGAVVLPFLPGDSLLFAAGALSANNDNILNVWALWVGFFLISLIGDSMNYFIGQTVGQKLLNTKIGRFIKPEQIKETEKFYEKHGAAAIILARYMPIIRTFAPFVAAGSGFPYLRFLKYSLIGTFSWSSIAVWCGFFFGNIAFVHEHFTLIILAIIFITFLPALIAFLKTNTTKKAKS from the coding sequence ATGCAATTTTTAATCAACTTTTTTCTACATATCGACACTCATTTGGCCAATTTTGTTAATACTTTTGGAATCTGGAGTTACGTTTTTATCTTTTTTATTGTTCTGATAGAGACTGGTGCTGTTGTACTGCCTTTTTTGCCCGGAGATTCGCTCTTATTCGCCGCCGGAGCCTTGTCGGCCAATAACGACAACATATTGAACGTTTGGGCTCTATGGGTCGGTTTTTTCCTTATTTCGCTAATTGGCGATTCTATGAATTATTTTATCGGTCAAACGGTCGGACAAAAATTATTAAATACAAAAATTGGGCGTTTTATCAAACCGGAACAAATCAAAGAAACTGAAAAATTCTACGAGAAACATGGTGCAGCAGCCATTATTTTGGCCCGTTATATGCCAATTATCAGAACATTTGCCCCTTTCGTTGCTGCCGGATCCGGTTTTCCTTATTTGCGCTTTCTTAAATATTCACTAATTGGAACTTTCTCATGGTCCTCGATAGCAGTCTGGTGTGGATTCTTTTTTGGCAATATTGCCTTTGTCCATGAACATTTCACACTAATTATCCTAGCGATTATTTTTATAACTTTTTTGCCAGCCTTAATTGCTTTTTTAAAAACAAATACAACAAAAAAAGCGAAGAGTTAA